From the genome of Nocardia mangyaensis:
TCGCGTCAATGCCGTGGCGCCGGGCTTCATCGCCACCGAGATGACCGCGGCCACCGCGGCCCGGATCGGAGTCGGCGCCGAGGAACTCCAGGCCAAGACCGCCGAGATCACCCCGCTGCGCCGCGTCGGCCAACCCGCCGACATCGCCAAGGTGGTGGCCTTCCTCGCTTCCGCCGACGCCGGATTCGTCACCGGCCAGACCGTGTACGTCGACGGCGGACGCCGTCTCTAGCTCGGGAGAATCCCATGCAGCGAACAGTTTTCACCGACGAGCACGAGGCGTTCCGCGAGACGGTGCGCGCGTTCGTCGAATCGCAGGTCGTGCCCGTGTACGACCAGTGGTACGAGGCGGGCATCGTGCCGCGCGAGTTCTACCGCACCCTGGCCGAGCTGGGCGTGTTCGGCATCGAGGTGCCCGAGGAGTACGGCGGCGCCGGGATCGATTCGTTCAAGTTCCAGGCGGTCCTGATCGAGGAGACCGCCCGCGCGGGGGTGTCGTTCGGTGGTTCGGGCGTGCACGTCGGGCTGTGCCTGCCCTACCTGAAGACCTTGGCCACCGAGGAGCAGAAGCAGCGCTGGCTGCCTGGGTTCGTCTCCGGTGAGCTGATGTTCGCCATCGCGATGACCGAACCCGGCACCGGCTCCGACCTGGCCGGAATGCGCACCACCGCAAAGCTTTCCGACGACGGCACGCACTACGTGCTCAACGGCGCCAAGACTTTCATCACCGGCGGGGTGCACGCAGACCGGGTGATCGTGTGCGCTCGCACCGCGCCCGCCACCGAATCCGATCGCCGCCACGGCATCTCACTGCTGGTGGTCGACACCGCACTGGCCGGCTACCGCGTAGGCCGCAAGCTGGACAAGCTCGGGCTGAAGGTCTCCGACACCGCGGAACTGTCGTTCACCGATGTCCGGGTGCCGGTGACCGACCTGCTCGGCGAGGTGCACCAGGGGTTCACCTATCTCGGCCAGAACCTGCCACAGGAACGGCTGTCCATCGCGGTCGGCGCCTACGCCCAGGCCGCATCGGCGATCCGGTTCGCACTCGAATACACCAGGGGCCGTTCGGTGTTCGGTCAGCCGGTGGCCAACTTCCAGAACACCAAGTTCGAACTGGCGGCCTGTCGCGCCGAGGTCGACGCCG
Proteins encoded in this window:
- a CDS encoding acyl-CoA dehydrogenase family protein; this encodes MQRTVFTDEHEAFRETVRAFVESQVVPVYDQWYEAGIVPREFYRTLAELGVFGIEVPEEYGGAGIDSFKFQAVLIEETARAGVSFGGSGVHVGLCLPYLKTLATEEQKQRWLPGFVSGELMFAIAMTEPGTGSDLAGMRTTAKLSDDGTHYVLNGAKTFITGGVHADRVIVCARTAPATESDRRHGISLLVVDTALAGYRVGRKLDKLGLKVSDTAELSFTDVRVPVTDLLGEVHQGFTYLGQNLPQERLSIAVGAYAQAASAIRFALEYTRGRSVFGQPVANFQNTKFELAACRAEVDAAEAVVDRALEALDRGELTPADAASAKLFCTEMASRVIDRCLQLHGGYGYITEYPVARLYADNRVNRIYGGTSEVMKMIIAKNMGL